In Paroedura picta isolate Pp20150507F chromosome 12, Ppicta_v3.0, whole genome shotgun sequence, one DNA window encodes the following:
- the LOC143821839 gene encoding uncharacterized protein LOC143821839: protein MEEIMSLQLNNILLLCVLVMLSFEVGGGAQCQGCYNIRSDNSCATRPYMCEIGHGGRRRCFIRKTLRRGMIMRVTRGCAYYCRTGAVYNRGSYVVTWCCSSDNCNSMNAWY, encoded by the exons ATGGAGGAAAT AATGAGTCTTCAATTGAACAATATTCTGCTGCTTTGTGTCTTAGTGATGCTCTCCTTCGAAGTAG GTGGAGGTGCCCAATGCCAAGGGTGTTATAATATTCGATCGGATAACAGCTGTGCAACAAGGCCATACATGTGCGAAATAGGCCATGGCGGACGGAGACGCTGCTTCATTCGAAAAACTCTAAGAA gagggatgattATGAGAGTAACTCGGGGTTGTGCCTACTACTGCAGAACTGGGGCAGTTTATAATAGGGGCAGTTATGTTGTTACCTGGTGCTGCTCTTCAGATAACTGTAACTCTATGAATGCTTGGTACTAA